A window of the Synechococcus sp. M16.1 genome harbors these coding sequences:
- a CDS encoding DNA polymerase III subunit alpha, with product MAFVPLHNHSDYSLLDGASQLPAMVERAKQLGMPAIALTDHGVMYGAIELLKLCQGSDLKPIIGNEMYVINGSIDDPQPKKEKRYHLVVLAKNATGYRNLVKLTSISHLRGMRGRGIFSRACIDKELLKQHSEGLIIATACLGGEIAQAILRGRPDVARKVAAWYQEVFGDDYYLEIQDHGSPEDRIVNVEIVKIAKELGIQIVATNDAHYLSKQDVEAHDALLCVLTGKLITDEKRLRYTGTEYIKTEEEMGLLFGDHLEPEVVQEAIANTVKVAKKVEPYDILGRYQMPRFPIPEGHTPVSYLREVTEQGLRDRLELSPDAALPDDYAERMAHELKIMEQMGFPTYFLVVWDYIRFAREQNIPVGPGRGSAAGSLVAYCLGITNIDPITNCLLFERFLNPERKSMPDIDTDFCIERRGEVIDYVTERYGEDKVAQIITFNRMTSKAVLKDVARVLDIPYGDADRLAKLIPVVRGKPAKLKAMIGAESPNPEFREKYEADPTVKRWVDMAMRIEGTNKTFGVHAAGVVIAADPLDELVPLQRNNDGQVITQYFMEDVESMGLLKMDFLGLKNLTMIEKTLELVEVSSGTRVDPDKLPPQDEETFALLARGDLEGIFQLESSGMRQIVRDLKPSSLEDISSILALYRPGPLDAGLIPKFINRKHGREAIDFAHAILEPILSETYGIMVYQEQIMRIAQDLAGYSLGQADLLRRAMGKKKVSEMQKHRGIFVQGAGERGVDEKVADELFDQMVLFAEYCFNKSHSTAYGAVTYQTAYLKAHYPVAYMAALLTVNAGAADKVQRYISNCNAMGIEVMPPDVNASLTDFTPNGDRILFGLSAVRNLGDGAIRQLIAARDSDGPFRSLADLCDRIPSSVLNRRALESLIHCGALDAMDPQANRAQLMADLDLLLDWASSRAKDRDSGQGNLFDLMAPAADADGPADLSHAPKAAPVPDYPPTEKLRLEKDLVGFYLSDHPLKQLTPSSKLLAPIGLGSLEEQPDKAKVSAIAMVAEMRQVTTRKGDRMAILQLEDLTGSCEAVVFPKSYARLADHLMAEARLLVWAGVDRRDERVQLIIDDCRAVDELNLLLVHLPSDQASDIAIQHKLRECLNQHRPERDELGVKVPVVAEVCHGDSVRYVRLGSQFCVKDVDAAIASLRTQSFEARCSDRLVLT from the coding sequence ATGGCTTTCGTTCCTCTCCACAACCACAGCGACTACAGCCTTCTGGACGGTGCGTCGCAGTTGCCGGCCATGGTGGAGCGGGCGAAGCAGCTGGGCATGCCTGCCATCGCCCTGACGGATCACGGCGTGATGTACGGCGCGATTGAGCTGCTGAAGCTCTGTCAGGGTTCAGATCTCAAGCCGATCATCGGCAATGAGATGTATGTGATCAATGGGTCCATTGACGACCCACAACCCAAGAAAGAGAAGCGATATCACCTGGTGGTGCTGGCGAAAAACGCCACCGGTTACCGCAATCTGGTGAAGCTCACCAGCATCAGCCACCTGCGGGGGATGCGGGGACGCGGGATTTTCTCCCGTGCCTGCATCGACAAGGAACTGCTGAAGCAACACAGCGAAGGCCTGATCATCGCCACGGCCTGCCTCGGCGGTGAGATCGCCCAGGCGATTCTGCGGGGTCGCCCCGATGTGGCTCGCAAGGTGGCGGCTTGGTATCAGGAGGTGTTCGGCGACGACTACTACCTCGAAATCCAGGATCACGGATCCCCGGAAGATCGGATCGTCAACGTTGAGATCGTCAAAATTGCCAAGGAACTCGGCATCCAGATCGTTGCCACCAACGATGCCCACTACCTGAGCAAGCAGGACGTTGAAGCCCACGACGCCTTGCTTTGCGTGCTCACCGGCAAGCTGATCACCGATGAGAAGCGGCTGCGTTACACCGGCACTGAATACATCAAAACCGAAGAGGAGATGGGCCTTCTCTTCGGGGATCACCTCGAGCCTGAGGTGGTTCAGGAGGCGATCGCCAACACCGTCAAGGTGGCCAAGAAGGTGGAGCCTTACGACATTCTCGGGCGCTATCAAATGCCCCGATTCCCGATTCCCGAGGGCCATACCCCCGTCAGCTACCTGAGGGAGGTGACCGAGCAGGGATTACGGGATCGGCTCGAGCTCAGCCCTGATGCTGCCTTGCCCGACGACTATGCCGAGCGCATGGCCCATGAGCTCAAGATCATGGAGCAGATGGGATTTCCCACTTACTTCCTGGTGGTCTGGGATTACATCCGTTTTGCCCGGGAACAGAACATTCCCGTCGGTCCGGGTCGTGGCTCCGCTGCAGGGTCGCTCGTCGCGTATTGCCTGGGGATCACCAACATCGATCCGATCACCAACTGCCTGCTGTTCGAGCGCTTCCTCAATCCGGAACGCAAGTCGATGCCTGATATCGACACCGACTTCTGCATCGAGCGTCGTGGTGAGGTGATCGACTACGTCACCGAACGCTACGGCGAGGACAAGGTGGCGCAGATCATCACCTTCAACCGGATGACCTCCAAGGCGGTTTTGAAGGATGTGGCCCGGGTGCTCGACATTCCCTACGGGGATGCCGACCGTCTGGCGAAGCTGATCCCGGTGGTTCGCGGCAAGCCCGCCAAGCTCAAGGCGATGATCGGCGCGGAATCACCCAACCCCGAGTTCCGCGAGAAGTACGAGGCGGATCCAACGGTGAAGCGTTGGGTGGACATGGCAATGCGGATTGAAGGCACCAACAAAACCTTCGGTGTTCACGCAGCTGGTGTGGTCATCGCCGCTGATCCCCTCGACGAACTGGTGCCGTTGCAGCGCAACAACGATGGTCAGGTGATCACGCAGTACTTCATGGAAGACGTGGAATCCATGGGTCTGTTGAAGATGGATTTCTTGGGGTTGAAGAACCTCACGATGATCGAAAAGACCCTCGAACTGGTGGAGGTGAGCAGTGGCACCCGTGTCGATCCCGACAAATTGCCGCCCCAGGATGAAGAGACCTTTGCCCTTTTGGCGAGAGGTGATCTGGAGGGGATCTTCCAGTTGGAATCCAGCGGAATGCGGCAGATCGTGCGTGATCTCAAGCCGTCATCCCTGGAAGACATCTCCTCGATCCTTGCCCTCTACAGACCGGGGCCTCTCGATGCTGGCCTGATTCCCAAATTCATCAACCGCAAGCACGGCCGGGAGGCGATCGATTTCGCCCACGCGATTCTTGAGCCGATCCTGTCCGAGACCTACGGGATCATGGTGTACCAGGAACAGATCATGCGGATCGCACAGGATCTGGCCGGTTACTCCCTGGGTCAGGCCGATCTGCTCCGGCGGGCGATGGGCAAGAAAAAAGTGTCTGAGATGCAGAAGCACCGCGGCATCTTCGTTCAGGGTGCTGGAGAGCGCGGCGTTGATGAAAAGGTCGCCGACGAACTGTTCGATCAGATGGTTCTCTTCGCTGAATACTGCTTCAACAAGAGCCATTCCACGGCCTATGGCGCCGTTACTTACCAGACGGCTTACCTGAAAGCGCACTACCCGGTCGCTTACATGGCGGCCCTGCTCACGGTGAACGCCGGAGCGGCCGACAAAGTGCAGCGCTACATCTCCAATTGCAATGCGATGGGGATTGAGGTGATGCCCCCGGATGTGAATGCCTCGCTCACGGATTTCACCCCCAATGGCGATCGGATCCTGTTCGGCCTGTCCGCCGTTCGCAACCTTGGTGATGGTGCGATCCGTCAATTGATCGCCGCCCGCGATAGTGATGGCCCCTTCCGTTCCCTGGCGGACCTCTGTGACCGGATCCCGTCCTCGGTGCTCAACCGCCGTGCTCTGGAGTCGTTGATTCACTGCGGTGCCCTGGATGCCATGGATCCGCAGGCCAACCGTGCTCAGTTGATGGCAGATCTTGATCTGCTGCTCGACTGGGCCTCCTCACGGGCCAAAGATCGAGACAGCGGCCAGGGCAACCTCTTTGATCTGATGGCTCCAGCCGCCGATGCCGATGGGCCGGCGGATCTCAGCCATGCACCCAAGGCGGCGCCGGTGCCGGACTATCCCCCAACGGAAAAGCTTCGTCTCGAAAAAGATCTGGTGGGCTTCTACCTCTCCGATCACCCACTCAAACAGCTCACACCCTCGTCGAAGTTGCTGGCCCCCATCGGCCTGGGTTCCCTGGAGGAACAGCCCGACAAAGCCAAGGTGAGTGCCATTGCGATGGTGGCTGAAATGCGCCAGGTCACCACCCGTAAGGGCGATCGCATGGCGATCCTGCAGCTTGAGGATCTCACTGGAAGTTGCGAAGCGGTGGTGTTTCCCAAGAGTTACGCGCGCCTCGCAGATCACCTGATGGCTGAAGCCCGCCTTTTGGTGTGGGCTGGGGTCGACCGGCGTGACGAGCGCGTGCAGCTGATCATTGACGACTGCCGTGCCGTCGATGAGCTCAATCTGCTGCTGGTTCATCTCCCCTCCGATCAGGCCAGCGACATCGCCATTCAGCACAAGCTGCGGGAATGCCTGAACCAACATCGCCCTGAGCGTGATGAGCTGGGCGTCAAGGTGCCTGTGGTGGCCGAGGTGTGCCACGGCGACAGTGTTCGCTATGTGCGTCTCGGTTCCCAGTTCTGCGTCAAAGACGTTGATGCAGCGATCGCGTCACTGCGCACCCAGTCCTTTGAAGCCCGGTGCAGCGACCGTCTGGTGCTCACCTGA
- the ruvA gene encoding Holliday junction branch migration protein RuvA, with translation MIGWLQGRPMECWTQGNRSGVLLLCGGVGYEVHLTERHQQNLPADGDLNLWIHQVQREDGSSLYGFPLRQERDLFRLLISVSGVGPQAGLALMQECKPQELVEAISSGDLRRLCKAQGIGKRTAERLAVELRASIAAFAGVDPAPSLAEGVSSEQMPASGADVEATLSMLGYDDLEIRRAIRAIAEGADGQPPAGDDQDAWLRGCLQWLSRESA, from the coding sequence ATGATCGGCTGGCTTCAGGGACGACCGATGGAGTGCTGGACTCAAGGCAACCGTAGCGGCGTTCTGCTGCTCTGCGGTGGGGTCGGATATGAGGTGCACCTGACCGAGCGGCATCAGCAGAACCTTCCGGCGGACGGCGACCTAAACCTGTGGATTCATCAGGTGCAGCGGGAGGACGGCAGCAGCCTCTACGGCTTTCCCCTGCGCCAGGAGCGGGATCTGTTCCGGCTGCTGATCAGCGTCAGCGGTGTGGGCCCCCAGGCCGGTCTGGCGCTGATGCAGGAATGCAAGCCCCAGGAGCTGGTGGAAGCGATCAGCAGCGGTGATTTGCGTCGCCTCTGCAAGGCGCAGGGCATCGGCAAACGCACCGCTGAGCGCCTGGCGGTGGAACTCAGGGCCTCGATTGCGGCCTTCGCGGGCGTGGATCCCGCCCCATCGCTGGCGGAAGGCGTCAGCTCGGAGCAGATGCCGGCAAGCGGTGCCGACGTGGAAGCGACCCTCTCGATGCTGGGTTACGACGATCTGGAAATCCGTCGAGCCATCCGTGCGATCGCTGAGGGCGCCGATGGCCAACCGCCTGCTGGAGACGACCAGGACGCCTGGCTGCGGGGCTGCCTGCAATGGCTGAGCCGCGAATCGGCCTGA
- the rpsO gene encoding 30S ribosomal protein S15, whose product MSLDTTEKQQLINTHQTHGTDTGSAEVQVAMLSERINRLSSHLQNNIHDFSSRQGLLKMIGRRKRLLSYMRSKSEQRYADTIAKLGIRG is encoded by the coding sequence ATGTCGCTTGATACCACCGAGAAGCAGCAGCTGATCAACACCCACCAGACCCACGGCACCGACACCGGTTCTGCCGAGGTCCAGGTGGCCATGCTGAGTGAGCGGATCAACCGTCTCAGCAGCCACCTGCAGAACAACATCCATGACTTCTCCTCACGGCAGGGGCTGCTCAAGATGATTGGCCGCCGCAAGCGCCTGCTGAGCTACATGCGCAGCAAGAGCGAGCAACGCTACGCCGACACGATCGCCAAACTGGGCATCCGCGGCTGA
- a CDS encoding DMT family transporter, translating to MAEPQTPQPWWNQDSVRGSRALILSSLAFSLMTVCVKQLNSRLPVAEIVLCRALISIVLTAVGLRLAGVSPWGQRRGLLVARGVLGSLALLCFFEAIDQLPLASATVLQYTYPTFTAVAALLLLGEPLRRRISAAVLLGWIGVTLVVQPQWLTGTAQPAQLIPALIGIGGALMTALAYVSVRRLSQTEHPLVIILYFPMISVPLTLPWVLQQGVWPQGIEWFWLLGVGVMTQLGQIWVTEGLRCLPAARATSINYVQVVFAAGWGWMWFAESINAWQVGGGMLVLAATLISLSARR from the coding sequence ATGGCCGAACCGCAGACCCCACAGCCCTGGTGGAACCAGGACTCGGTGCGGGGCAGCCGTGCCCTGATCCTGAGCTCCCTGGCCTTCAGCCTGATGACGGTCTGCGTCAAGCAACTGAACAGTCGGCTTCCGGTGGCGGAAATCGTGCTGTGCCGGGCCCTGATCAGCATCGTTCTGACCGCTGTGGGCCTGCGCCTGGCCGGGGTCTCCCCGTGGGGCCAGCGACGGGGGCTGCTGGTGGCGCGGGGGGTGCTGGGCAGCTTGGCCCTGCTCTGCTTCTTCGAAGCGATTGACCAGCTGCCGCTCGCTTCAGCGACGGTGCTGCAGTACACCTACCCCACCTTCACCGCCGTGGCAGCGCTGTTGCTGCTGGGCGAGCCCCTGCGCCGACGCATCAGTGCAGCGGTTCTGCTGGGCTGGATCGGCGTCACCCTGGTGGTGCAACCGCAGTGGCTCACGGGAACAGCCCAACCTGCGCAACTGATCCCTGCCCTGATCGGCATTGGTGGCGCTCTGATGACCGCCCTGGCCTACGTGAGTGTGCGGCGGCTGTCGCAAACCGAGCACCCCTTGGTGATCATCCTCTATTTCCCGATGATCTCGGTTCCCCTGACCCTGCCCTGGGTTCTGCAGCAAGGGGTCTGGCCCCAAGGCATCGAATGGTTCTGGCTCCTGGGGGTCGGGGTGATGACCCAGCTGGGCCAGATCTGGGTGACCGAGGGCCTGCGCTGCCTGCCCGCCGCCCGAGCCACATCGATCAACTACGTGCAGGTGGTCTTTGCCGCAGGCTGGGGCTGGATGTGGTTCGCCGAGTCGATCAATGCCTGGCAGGTGGGCGGCGGGATGCTGGTGCTGGCCGCCACTCTGATCAGCCTGTCGGCGCGACGTTAG
- a CDS encoding PAM68 family protein — protein MPEQRNALPFEPKGSGKGNKPASGTPRQEAIPRYVADRMARRVAVFTGLPSLAGMGVFVGSYFVVTRGIADIAPGLTLTGSGLFFLLGLVGLSVGVLTASWDPEPGSLLGFENFKPNIQRMKESIRAQKQQQEQSKS, from the coding sequence ATGCCTGAGCAACGCAACGCCCTCCCCTTTGAGCCCAAAGGGTCTGGGAAGGGAAACAAGCCTGCTTCAGGGACGCCTAGGCAGGAAGCCATTCCTCGCTACGTGGCCGATCGGATGGCTCGTCGGGTTGCTGTGTTCACAGGACTCCCGTCCCTCGCTGGGATGGGAGTTTTTGTTGGCAGTTATTTCGTCGTCACCCGTGGCATCGCCGATATCGCTCCAGGGCTCACGCTGACTGGCTCCGGCCTGTTTTTCCTCCTGGGTCTGGTAGGCCTCAGCGTTGGCGTGTTGACCGCCAGCTGGGATCCCGAACCGGGTTCTCTGCTCGGCTTCGAGAACTTCAAGCCGAACATTCAGCGGATGAAGGAGTCGATCCGGGCCCAAAAGCAGCAGCAAGAGCAATCGAAGTCCTGA